The nucleotide sequence CGCAAAGGACGACTCGTCCCCGAAGACCATCTCGGCCTTGAGCTGATTGGTACGGTCACACTGGTAGCCCATGATTACGTGGCCGGATCGTTCTTGACCAGGTCAGTGCCGTTCCAGTGATAGTCCGCCGGAGCATTTGGTGCGTCGAGTTGAAGGGGCGACAGATTCGGATCAAAAATTGATTGTCGCGACAGCGAGCGATACATCTGCAGCACCTGCTCGTTGTGGGCGTTAACGGTGTTCGCGTGGATCTGCCGAGCCTGCTGGGCGACGGCATCCGCTTCCTCAAGGGCGATCTCGTCGCGGAGTCGTCGTACTTCAACGTCGTTGGTGGGCGAGAAATCCTTGGCGAAAGCCCGCTGCATGAGCTCGTCCATGTCGCTTGCGGCCAGGCCGGGCAAGGCAAGTTGGGCAAGGCCCTGCATGAGCATGTGCTGCTTGCCGCCCATCGTCAGATCGAGGTAGCTTCGGTTGTTGTTGAGGCCCAAGAGCATGGCCTTCAAGGCACTCTTCATGCCGGTAACCAGGGCTGTCTCGCCTTCTTGGATGGGCTGGTTCGCGAAACCTTCGAGCGAGATCATGCGTCCCGCGTCACCCATCCACGCAAGGATCGATTCGCTGTAAACCGGCACGTAGTTGACCGGATCGGTGTTGTAGGCCAAGGCGGCCGCGGCGTCGTCGAGGCCGCCGATCTCGTCGTTCGTGGTGAGGTACGTCTTCAGAAGCATGGCAAGGTCTCCTGGTGAGGTATCGGCAGACGCGGATCAACCGAGGCGCAGCGGCTCGACGAGCCAGTTGCCCCACGAGGCCCCACCATCGTGACTCTGTCGCACCCGGATCATGACCAGGTCGCGGTCGATGATGTCCTTCTGAGCGGTGTCGTCGAGGAACAGCCACACCGTTGCAAACGTCTGATCCGGATTGGTGTTGGTGGTGGTTGCGGAGATGCCCCCGCTGGGGTACGGCGTCAGCGACTGGCTCTGGCCGGCCCCGTCGAGCGTGTAGAAAAGGTTCGACCGATTGCTGGTCGTGTCGTAGACGTAATCCGGCGACGAGAAATTCGTATCGTTCTGATCCGTGATCTCGATCTCGATGTGGTAGTTCTTGTTGGTGTCTTCGTAATGTCGCAGGGGGATCTGAATGAAGTCGCCCCCGGGCCGTACCCGGAACGTGCGTGCCAACAAGTGGGCGAACGAGTTCGCCTGCACCTGCGTCACGTTGAGCCCCACGTTGTTCAAGAAGAAATCCTGCAACGCGGCTTGGAGCATCTCGTTGACCGCGCCGGCCGTCGATTGGCCGCCATCAACCTGGTACTGGCCGGCGGTTCCTGCCGACTGATGGGCGGACATGTTTTCGTCCCAAACCGCATCGGCGATGCCGGCCAAGTCGAGACCTGCCGCGGACGTGGCGTCCTGCAACGCCCGACCCGTCGATCCGCTCGACTGGTGCGACGACAAGGTTTCATCCCACACGGCGTCCGCCACCAGGTTTCGCACCGCGGTTGACATCGCGACGACATCGGCCGAGATATAGCCGTCATCTTCCCAGCTGTAGGCCAGGTTGCCGAGGTACTCGGCGTTGTTATGGTTACCACGGATTTGACCCAGGTCCACACGACCCGACGAGTCGATCGCCGGCTTGTAGTCCGGTCGCAGGGCGTGCAGTTGAGTCAGCATCGTGCGATCGGCGCTGTTGAAATCCGCCTCCGGCGCTGCGACCAGGGTGAGGTTGCGGTCCGCGTAGCGAGTCAGGCCGCCCTCTGTCATTTCAAAGTTGACGACGTACTGCCCCACCGTGTCGGTGTTGTCGATCTCGATGTACGCGTAGTACCGCCCCGTTTCGCCGCCGTTCTGTTCCATCTCGGTGACCGGCGTCCCGCCAATGCTGGTGCCGTAGACGGCGTTCGTGTGCAGCGTGCCGTCGGGCTTGTAGATTGCGATCGACGGAACGACGTCGAGGTCTTCCTGTTGGCCGGCGATGTTGTAGTTGTTGAGATACACCACGAACCGCTGAGAACCTGATCCCGGCACGACATAACTCGCCGGCATCGAGATGGTGGTCCGGGTGTTGTTCTGAATCCCCGACAGGTCGACCTGTGTCGCAACGGTGCCGCCGGCGTTGAGGTTGTCCAGATACCCCGCACGCGCCTCGGTGAGCCGATTGAGCAGCGTGTCGATCCCATTCCAGGCCAGATCAAGACTGTACGTCGTGAGCAGGTGATCAAGCTCGTTCGCAACTTGGAACTGGTTCGTCCGGGTCGAAATCGCCACGTCCAATCGCTTGACGTACTGCGACGCATGGCCCGGACCCGGATCCAACCCGCCGACGTCGAAAGTCCAAACCGCCTCCGCCAGCCCTCCGAGCGAGTCGCCCAGGTTGTCCAAAGAAGCAGCCCGGCTATCCGTCAGGCGAGTCAAGAGGGTCTGAACATCCGCATTCAACGCCGTCAAGTCAAAGGTCGGAATATCTGCCGGCGTAGACCGGGTCGTGATCGCCGCGTCGAGGTTCTCGAGTCGATTCGCCCGGGTATCGGAGAGCCGTGACAGCAGTGTGTTGATGCCGATGGTGGCGTTATTGACGGCCGTGTTGACCGCGTTGACGTCGCCACCGGCGGTGGCTTGGCGATCGCCGGTCACCCCCAACGCTTGGCGGATCTGCGATTTCTCGGTCACGGTCCAGTCGGAGTCCGCGGAACCGCCCCCGCCCGTCGAGGTCGGGGTCTTCGGGTTTGAGATGGATCCGAACACTTTCCCCCCTTACGGACGCGTTAGCCCCGCCCACAGCGTCGATGAATAATCCGTGTTCGACACAATGCCCGGACTGATAAATTCGATCTCCAGGACGTAGGCCGTGTTGGTGTTGAGCGTTGCGGACACGTCGATCTCGAAGAGGCCTTGACTTCCGCCGAATGGGCCGACCTCGATCGCTGCGACGGTGCCGTCCCGGTTGAGCACCCGGGCACCCGAGATCTGCGTCGTGTCGACCTGGCGAACACCCCCCTCTTCGAGCCAAGCCGCGACCTTCAGCGTCCCCGGCGTGTACGTAGCGGCATATCCCAGTTGCTGATCGAGATCGAGACCCACCGAGAACGGACAGTGCCACTGGTACCCCAGGGTCTGGTGCTCGAACTTGGCGACATAATGTGCCCGCGGGAAAGCTCCACACGCCTGACGAACTTGATAGATGTGCCCCGCGTTGGCGACGGAGGTCACTCCGGTGTCTGCGTTCGTGGGCGTCGAGCGAAACGTGCTGGTGCTCCAGTCGTAGACGTGCCCGTTATCCATGCACTGGATCGAGAACCGCATGTCGGACGCTTGACCGGTTAGCGGCAACCCGTCTCCATCAAACAGGGGCACCTGGAACGGTGTGAACACGTTTTGACCTTTTCGGAGACGCATCACGCTCACGCTTCGACCTCTCCCGGGGGGCGATGGGCCAGCACATAACTGTTGTTTCGGAAGCTGTCTTCGTAGACCGCTTCGAGGACCCAGTTCGGCCGGTTCTTCAAGAAATCGGCAACTGCGTCCACAACGCCGCATTGCACACGCCGCGCCCACTCGGTGCCTTGCTCGTAGTCGTGGCCGGCGATCAGTCCTCCGGGGCGGATCAGTCGCTCTGTGGCTTCCAGGTCGGCCAAGCATCCGTCGTACGTGTGCATGGCGTCGATGTAAGCCCAGTCAAACGTGCCGAAGGGCAACCCGGGCAACACGTCGGCGGTGAACCCACGGTGCACACTCACTTCCTGATTCCGACTCCGAGACTTCTGCACCTCGGCCATTGCTCGCTTGTAGTGGCGGTCGTGATCGGCCTGGGTTTCTGAACCACTTCCGTCGGGGTTCTCGTGGGTGCACCAGCAGTCCACCAGATGCAGGTGTTTCACTTGCGAGGATCGCAGCAGCTGGCCGGAAAAACGGCCAGACTGCACGCCAACCTCGATGCCCACACCCGCAAACGCCGCATCGGCCAGACGCCGGCACAACACCTGCCGATCGTGCTCTTGGATCGTCGTCATAGAAACTCCCTTGATTTACGGCGGCAGTGCAGTTGCAGCTGCTTGAGCTCTTTCTGCCAGACCATCGTCTTGAGGTGGAGGATTGACGCTTCCTCGTACCCCGGCGCGTGGAAGCCGCCGAAGTTGTATTTCTGTCCGTCCAGGGCGTGGATACGAACGCCGTCTTCAACCCACGTTTCCCCCGGGCGGAGTCGACGGTGTTTGGGGTTGACCATCTCGTTGAGCGCGAACTGATCGTTACCCTTCCGGTCGCACTCTGCCGCCCACCGGTGAACGAACTCAACGGCCCCGGCGCTATCGGCGAGAGCGACGACACCCGCGTTGACCCAGCCGATCCACTGATCCCAAGCCGGCCTCATTCGCAATGTGCGATCCCGCTCGTGCTTGGGCCGCACGGTGACGGCGACGTCGAAGTCGTGATCGAAGATGTCGTGAACCGGCCGCACCAGGATCGCGTCGCCGTCGAGGTACAGCAGGTCGCTGCCGCCATACCGCTCCTGAGCCTCCCGCAGCATTCGTGGCTTGTGAAGGGCCTTGGTGGGGTATCCCTTCTCGTCAACCTTGTAGTTGCCCTCTACGGCCAGCCGCGGATCGACCTCAATCGGGTGGGCCCAACCGATCCCGAGGTCTCCCAGGTCGAAGAGCCCCACGTCGTAGCCCATCAGGTGGGCCTGGGCGACGCCTAGCTCTACGATCGGTCGGTAGCGGCTGTTGCCAGCGGTGATGACTCGCATGTAACCCTTCATCGAAAAAAGCGGGCGGGGAAGGGTCCCCGCCCGCTCGGGCTCGTTCTTTCAGGATTCACGCCGGATTAGGTGGCCGGCTTGGTGAAGTCGATTTTCATCAGGCCCTTGTCGTCCAGGATGCCGAGGCCCAGACGCTCCCAGCCGATGATGCCGATCTTGCGTTCGAGGATGGACACCGGGTTGTCGTAGGTAACGAGGGTGTCGCGGATGGGCATGACGCCGTAGCGGAAGCCGTCCTTCTGGGTGAACGCGTAGGCGGTGTCGTCGTCGACCAGGGCCGAGTTGTAGACCTTGTGGAACCGGATCTCGGGCACGAACTCATTGCCGGCTTCGCGGCGGGCGCCCCAGGCCTGCATCTTCATGTCGTCCGGCAGCGAGGCGTGCAGGACGTTGTTCCGCAGGTCAGCAAAGCGTCGCGGCGAGCAGTAGATGTCGGTGACCCGGCGACCACCCACGCCGAGCTCGTCGGCCTTGGTGATGACCTCGGAGATGGTGTGGATGTTCAGCTTCTGGTCGCCGGCCGTCGCGCCGTTGTCATCGAGGGCAACCACGATCTGATCGGCGGTGAGGACGGCGGCGTGGGCCTTGATCAGGTTCCAGCCAGCCAGCTCTTCCTGCCGCACGAAGTTGTTCATGAGCAGCGTCGTGGCCAACTCGCCGACCGCGAAGCGTGCGTCCTTGGCGACATCGATCTGGTACTCAACACCACCGTCGATGCCGAAGGTGTTGACGTAGACTTCCTTCATCTCGAACTGCACGCTGGGCACGGCGCCGATCTGCGGCATGACCCAGGCACATTCGATGTCGTCGAACGGAATGTCGTACCGGATGGCGTCGCCGGCGGCGACGGTCTCGGGCGCGAAGATGGAGCGAATCGTGCTCTCATGCGTGAGCAGCGGGTTCAGGACCTCGGCCCGGGACGCCGCGTAGGCCTGACGGGCCTCGAGGCTCTCGGCCGTGGAGCGGAACAGCTCCTGCTTCTGGGTGTCGGTCAAAGGTGCGGCGGTCTCGGGCATCGTTCTATCTCCTCGCCCGGGCATCGGGCACATCGGGCGTGTTGGGGCTCGGCCCTGCTCAGGACCGTCCGGTCAGGTCAGGTGAAACCGCGTGGACTTAGACGACCACGGGGAAGTCGAAGCGGATGGTCACGGGCACGTCGCCGTCGGAACCCTCACCCTCGAACACGATCGGCAGAAG is from Planctomycetota bacterium and encodes:
- a CDS encoding class I SAM-dependent methyltransferase, with amino-acid sequence MTTIQEHDRQVLCRRLADAAFAGVGIEVGVQSGRFSGQLLRSSQVKHLHLVDCWCTHENPDGSGSETQADHDRHYKRAMAEVQKSRSRNQEVSVHRGFTADVLPGLPFGTFDWAYIDAMHTYDGCLADLEATERLIRPGGLIAGHDYEQGTEWARRVQCGVVDAVADFLKNRPNWVLEAVYEDSFRNNSYVLAHRPPGEVEA
- a CDS encoding putative nucleotide-diphospho-sugar transferase is translated as MRVITAGNSRYRPIVELGVAQAHLMGYDVGLFDLGDLGIGWAHPIEVDPRLAVEGNYKVDEKGYPTKALHKPRMLREAQERYGGSDLLYLDGDAILVRPVHDIFDHDFDVAVTVRPKHERDRTLRMRPAWDQWIGWVNAGVVALADSAGAVEFVHRWAAECDRKGNDQFALNEMVNPKHRRLRPGETWVEDGVRIHALDGQKYNFGGFHAPGYEEASILHLKTMVWQKELKQLQLHCRRKSREFL